The genomic stretch CAGGAATATTTATATCCGAAGGCCAAGTATTAAAGATACACTTCACATACACACTATTGTCCGCTGTCTTTATCTggaaggggttggggagagggcaCCGCTGGTGTCTACACAGCCAGGAGGAAACATTCACAAACAGAGAATCTACGAGACGCCGGGATCCCTTACCACGCGGGAGTGTCCTCTTCATattaaaatatggaatgcttTTCTTCAAATATCCACTTTGTTTttggaggggaaggtggggagcgGATGCCTCGAAGGGGGGCAAAGAGAGGGAGGCACATTGCACATAAATAAACCGGATGATCCAAATGCAGGAAGTCCTCAGAGTGGAGCGCGCGGAGCTTGCCCGGAGTCCTGGGTCTGTATCCGGCTCCTGGGCCCGGCTCGcactctcctcctcttcttctccttcttctcctcctcctcctctatcctctccctcctccttctcactGCTTGAGCTCTAGGGCCCAGACGTGCTGCGGCCAGCCCGTCCGGCCTTTGGTTTTCTTGTCGTTGCTGCTTACTGTGCTTTTCAAGATTTCGTTCTGGGCAGAGGGGAGGcgagggggagaaaaagagaaagagagaatcagAGAGGAGACCCGGTTCCACGCCACCCCCACGCTTTTTCCGGCCAGAGGAGAGAGTAAGAGAGCCAGCCAGGGATGACGTGTGGGATGCTTTCAAGTCCCAGCCCCGGCAGAAGAGCTACGGAGGCTGGCCGCTGCCCTAGCTCCCGCCCGGGCCTCCAGACGCCGGCCGCGCTCAACTCCCGATCGGCAGGTTTATAAACAACCACCCGTTTTCATGTCGTTTATGGAGGAACCGGGGGCCTTCTCTCTAAATCCAGATGCAGAGGCGCGAGCAGGGGTCATCGCAGCCCCAGCTCCGCGCTCTAGGGAAGATGGGGTGAGGTGCCCCCGCCTTGGCCTGGGCCTGTCCGCATGCAGCTCGGCCTCCGGCTCGGTTCGGCAATGCCTCTCCTTCCAAGGTCTCTGAAATCCCCGGTTACTCGGGATCGCTCGACTGTGTAGCGACTAAAGCGCCATAGGCCCCAAAGAAGAAAACCTCGACAAATGTGATAATTTTCCAGGCCCTTCGTGGCAATAGCCCTGCTCTGAACACCACTACCCTCTGGGCACCTGGTAGGAACTTGAGAAAACTAATTTTCAGTTATAATTTCCTGTTACTGTTAACAATTACAGTGACCAAggtaatatttactatttgtctTAAAATGTACAGGCTCATGCAAACTAAACAAGAAGTACGGTGAAGTATACTCATCCGGGAAGTCACATTTTAGTCTCACTGCCAAAGAGAAACTGCATTTTGAAGTTAAAAGTACTTATTTTATGTTTACCTTGACATCTTCCCGGCACAGAAATCAGAACAAGCATAAAATTCTTAGGATCAGTGGCTGCCTCATTCTCAAGAGGGGGAAATGCGATCACTAGTGAAATAATTAGCATCAAGCGCTTCTGAGCaacttattttagaaatatctgAAAGCAAGATCGGATTGGAGGCCAAATGAAGGCTCTACAGGACAGGGAATGAGGGGTCCGGGCCAGTGCGATCGGGAGATCAAGCCGGACCCTGAGTCCGCGAGGCCCGCCCTGAGTGCCGGGGGGAGCGGCGATAACCCGCGGGTAAGATCACCAGCGCGAAGCATCCCTCTTAACCTCCTCCGCGTGCtgacaccctcccccaccccctccgctTCTGCGGGAAACCATCCCGACCAGAACCTGGTGCAAGCAACCTTGGCTCAAGACGCAGCCAAAGAACGCGGAGTGCCATTGCTCACCCCAACTTTAAAGAGACCGGAATTCCCGGTCCCCCGTACCCCACTGCCCGCTGCCCCCTGGTACTGACcagttccttcttcctcttctcttctttcacaTCTGTCTTCTTGATCTCCGCCTTGAAGGCCTCCGCCTCGCCGTTCTGGTCGTCCTTGGCCAGCAGGTCCATGAGGTAGGCGATGTAGCTGGTGGCCAGGCGCAGCGTCTTGATCTTGGAGAGTTTGGTGTCGGCGGGCACGTTGGGGATGCACTCGCGCAGTTCAGCGAAGGCGCTGTTGATGCTCTGAGTCCTGCGCCGCTCCTTGCGGTTGGCGGTGCCCCGGCGCTTCACCGGGCGCGGCCCCCCCAGGCCCGGGGGCCCGGCGCCCGGCGGCACCCCCCCGTAATGGGAGTGGTCCAGACCGGCGGCGCCGCTGGCGTACTCGGGGCTGTAGGACAGGGCCATGCTGTAGTCGGGGGGCGACATCTCGGGGTGGCCGATGAGCCAGCCATGGAAGTAGGGGTTCTCCTCGTGGCTGCAGcggctggcggcggcggcggcggcggcggcagcggcggcggcgaaCGGATAGCCCTCATGGTGCACCACCGGGTGGTGGGGGAAGCCCCCCACCAGACTCATCTCGCCCTCCGCGCCCCTCCACGCGCCCCAGCGTGCGCACAGTCCCGCCGCGCCCTCGGACCGGGCCCCCGCTCCGGCGCTCGgcggcctcccccaccccccagcccccagcccccgggcGCCCCGGCCGGCCCGGCAGCCGCAGAGGGGGCTGCTGCAGCCCGGGCCCCGGCCCCCCGCCTGGCCCGCGGGGCCCGCCTCAGCAGCGCCGCGGCCGCCGGCTCCCCATAGGGCGCGGCGAGGTGGTCCCGGCACCGTGCGCCCCtggcagccgccgccgccgccgccggctcCCGCCTCGCTCCACGGCCCGCTCGCGGGCTTCTGCTTCCCGGGCGTCTGCGGGCAGGCACAGTCCTCTCGTGCTCATGCAAAGGTGCCCGGGCTCCGGCTGGGCTGCTCGGAGGAGTCGCCGGGCTCCGCGCCCCGGCCGCGCGCCCGGCGCAGCTGCTACTCGGAGTCCCGGGGCGAGTCCAAGCCGCGGCTGGAGGAGCCGGCGGGGTCGACTGCTCACTGTGAAGCTACCTCCATGCGACCCTCCCCTTCccgccctttcccctccccccaccagcctGATCTGGGTTCTTGGGCGCTTattgttttaatgaaatttttggttgttgttgttttggtccTTGAATGTGATTTTAGCTGCGAGTAACGTGTCCCGCGCTCCTCTCGGGCTCCCTCGGAGGGTTTTCAGAGAGGTCTCAGTGCATCCATTTTCTCAGATCCTCTCCTTCTTTCGGGGGAAAGGATCTGGGGCCTGCAGGCGCCCTGGAGCGCGAAGGCGGCGGCTGGGGCTCGGAGGGGTCCGCGCGGCGGCCTTGGGAGCtcccgggcggcggcggcggcggttcTCCGGGACTGGACACCGTGAGGGGAGCAAGAGGATTTTCCCAGCAAGATCTCCATGTACAGCTACATCTTTAGGGCCGCTCGGGTTAATATATGTCGTCAGAGGCTCCTCACGCCAATcccggggcggcgggggcggcgccTCGCGCTCTCTGCGATAAAACTTTTTGATGTTCTCCTTGCTAATTGCCGAGGTCCTCATCCAGGATTGGTTGCCCCTTCATAACCAGAAGATAATTAAAACGAGGGGGGGAgggttaaaaaaacttttttatcaGCCGGAGGTTAATGCAAGTGTTTAACAGATGCttcactattaaaatattttccccccaAGTCTCAAATATCGAAGAATCTTAAACCAGGTACGGTATCACTCCGCTTTCttttctggtaaaaaaaaaaaaaaaaaaaaaaggaagcagataTTGCTTTTCGAAGTGTTTTGTAGGTAACCGAGGCAAGAAAACCAGAAGGCAGCGGGCGCAGTTCCGTGCGGGGCCGGGAGCAGAGGCGGCGGGCGGTCCCCACGGAGGCGCGTCTCCAGCCCAGGCGGGCGCTGGGCCCCGGGCCCGGGGCGCGGGGCGCGGCGGGGCACGGCTGCAGCTTTGACCTGGGCACGGTCTGGAAACGCCCGCCTCAGCGTCGCTGGACTTACCCACCATCACGTTACCCAGGCCAGGGCCGTCTTGGGTAGCTCATGTTATTGTGGCTGCTTTTGGAGATCATGGTGGAGACCCCGGGACCGACGGCCAAGCCGATTATAAATATTCTTACTTCCATGTTCTTCAGGGACACCAGCCCCAGCGAAGGAAGACCTTGAGCTATTTCAAAGCGCAGACACCTCGATTCCCCGAATTTGTTGTGTGGCCGGTATCGGTGTTCCCCTGGTTTAACTAGCCTGTCTGGTAAGTAACTGAATATTTTTTACAGCGTGTTCTGAgcttattttccagtttttatgaacaaacatataaatacatcTCGGCATTCCTGCCTCTCCCATAAAAGCGGGCATCTGTGGAAAGCAGGTTTAGTTATTGGAGGGGAACCATTAAACACCAGTTTAAGAGGCAGGCCGGGAGGACGGCTCGTGGATGTTTAGACTGCTGGCCTTGGTGATCTTGAACGCATTATAACCGAAAATGGATCTCCACTTGTAAGTCACCCGGCCGCAGGGTACCGGGGCCGCGGCGCCCCGAGCGGCGTGAGCGTCTCCAGAAAGCTCGCAGGaggttggggggtggtggtggacgGTGGCAGGAACTGAAATGATCCCCGGGGCTTGGCCAGGAGCCGCAAGGGGAGGCTGATGTGTAGCTGAGGATTCCGCCCAAAGGGTTGGTGTGGAAAAGGGTGTCTACAGGAGCCCGCGGGCCGTAAATTAGAGGGAGCCCACGCGGAGTGTGCAGGAGCCCGCGCTGAGCCTGGGACTTGCCGCTGGGCCTGGTGAGGGTCGCCCAGGGGAGACCAACTACACTACCTTGGGCGTCGTCTCTGGCAGGCAGGCGGAGTCAGGCCCCAGGCCACAAAGGGAGTCCCATCCAAAGGACTCAGCGAGCACAGTCCTTTTCTTGCCTGCTGCGTGCGTTTTGCGGGGTACACGGTTGGGGATGGAAGGCCAGGTCAGCACGAATAGAGGGCGGGGTTGGGGGGTACCCAACTCCTGAGCTGCCAGGGATTGGGGCAGCCGCCAGCCACTAACCCCAGAGCCCTGGGCAACAGCTTTGGGAAACATGTTTTAGATTTTAGGTGGCTGGGCtgcaggagagggaaaggaacGCAGGGAGGATCGTAGAAATCCAGTCTGGGAAGTCCTCATGACGGCCCATTCAGTCCCTTCAGCAAGAGGTCAGTTTCCCTGGATGCCCCCAGCAGAGGTGTTAAGGCAGAGGACAGGAGGTGGGGAGTAGCTGAAACCAGACTGGTTGGTAAGTGCCCTTGGGGCTCAGAACAAAATAGCCACCTATAGCTTCGAACCCCCACCTTGGGTAGGTCTGCAGTTTTGAGCACAAGGAGAGTCTTTTAAAGACCTTGTTCTTCAAGGAAAGAATATAGGTAGTGTGGTCAGGGTTCTGTTTACATTTTCACCAGGGGAGGCCAACCCTAAATGTGTAAATACTGGTAGTTCAATCCTCTGACatttgatacatttaaaaaaagtctgTTTATAAAAACACATCTAGGCCTTGGGAGCAGGTAGACAAAGTAAGATGATTGCACCCTGGCTGGGAACAGATAAAAATGCAGGGAAAGTAGATGCAAGCTGCTTTCAGGCCAGGGGGAGTTTGGGGAattgaaaggaggaggaagaggccagGCAGAGGGCTGAGCAGGGGACTGGGATGCAGTGTCCACCAGAGGCGAGGGGCCTCCATGGGAAAGGCATGAGAACTTGCCACTTTCAGCCTTTCCCATGCTCTTTTCattgaaacaaaaaatggacgAACCCCTTCGTGGTCCCAGAGAGCCTGGCAAGTGATAGAAGAGATGGACAACATGGGACAGAAAAAAGGCATAAAAGATGCTAATCTGAACATCTGTTCTCATTGACAGTGTCATGCTCAGTTAATTAATGTGATCCGAGGGTCTAGGGCTTCATGAATCTCCAAAGGCCAAAATGCAGAGGCTGCAGCCCTAGAAAGGGGGCTTGGAGGCAGGGGACAAATGGGAGAATTCTAGGGTCACTAACTGGCTGAGTTCCACTCTGAAAGCACAACAGAGTCCACTTTTTTCTGTTAGTGCTGTCTTTGGGACATTTTGCTCCGGGTCTAGTGGGATGCTGGATTAGTCTGCTCCTTTGGAAAGCTGTGAGGCAAAGATGCCGTCTCAGGTTTGCCCCCAGTTTAGGTGGCCTGTGCCTTCTGAGGGGCTACTGATGGAgctggtggtagtggtggtgatggaggggaAAGTGGGAAAAgtaaaggaggagggggaagttCCTGGCTTAGTTATCAGCCCAGGGACCCCATCCTGGTCTGTACTAGTGTGGCCTCTGGTGTGCTGCTCCCCAAAGGGCATGCATTCCGAGTACTCCAGGGGAGGTGACAGGATTCAGGCTGAGGACCACTGAGCAGTTGAGAAGATGCGGGCTGAGGGCCGCCTGGGGTGCCTGCAGGAGGAATCCTGCAAGGATGAGGGCGTGCTAACATCTTCCCCTTTTCTGAGGCCCTGAGCTGAGCTGCAACCAGCCTTACctaggcggggagagtgtttcaCAGGACGGGGGCTGGGTATGATGTTTGCGATCCTTGTAGCTGATGGTGTACCCACTGTGCTTCACATTACATCTGCCTCCTTCAGCTAAGCAGACAGGACTGGGGTCCAACATTTATTCTGGGC from Phocoena phocoena chromosome 6, mPhoPho1.1, whole genome shotgun sequence encodes the following:
- the HAND2 gene encoding heart- and neural crest derivatives-expressed protein 2; translation: MSLVGGFPHHPVVHHEGYPFAAAAAAAAAAAASRCSHEENPYFHGWLIGHPEMSPPDYSMALSYSPEYASGAAGLDHSHYGGVPPGAGPPGLGGPRPVKRRGTANRKERRRTQSINSAFAELRECIPNVPADTKLSKIKTLRLATSYIAYLMDLLAKDDQNGEAEAFKAEIKKTDVKEEKRKKELNEILKSTVSSNDKKTKGRTGWPQHVWALELKQ